The region CTGGCGCTCCACCCGTCCGTTCCGTCCGGATACCAGAAGACATTCGAATAACCGTATTCGAGTGCGCGTTTGGCTGCGTTCCAGGACATCCAGCAGTCGTCGAGGCAGAAAAACACGACCGGATGGGCGGCATCGTCCTTCGTCACCTTCTCCAATCCGGCGCGGAAATAATCGTGCATGACGCCGGCAAGCTGGCCATAGCCGACATTCGGCAGCCAGACCGCTCCCGGTATGGAGTGGCGCGCCGGCTCGCGCCAGATGGTGCCTTCCGGCAGCTGCGAAGGTTTCGGCGGACGCGGAAGCACGTCGACGAAGGCGACGCGCCCCGTCTTCCACAACGCGTAGGCGGCGTCGCTGGAAATGACGGTGGCACCGGCCAGGGTTCCGGGAACCGGCGCCCGGTAGTTGTCTTCGCGGTAGCCGTGCGGCTCCCCCTGCGCGCCCGCCGCGGACGTTCCGGCAAGCAGGCACAGCAGGACAAGGCGCGGGATGATCACTGGCCGGGCTCCAGCAGAGCAGTGCCCATCTGGTTGAGCAGCGGCACACCCGCTTGCGCGAGGATGGCGTCGATCCGGCCCTGATTGCGGCGGATCAGTGAATTCAGCTTCCGCTGCCACACCTTTTCTCCGCGACGAACGCCCATCGTGATGCGATAGAACATTCGCGGCATTCCCGCCTCGGCAAGGAGCGGTGTCGCTTTCAGGTCAGGATACCCCTGTTTGACCATGGGCCCACCGATCGGCCCCCAAAGGATCGCCGCGTCGATCGTGCCTGTTTTCACATCCTCCAGCATGTCGCCGGCGGGATTGTCGTAACGCCTGTCGACCATCAGGCTGTAAGGCCTTGCCTTTGCCATCAGCCCCTTGCCGACCATGTGGGAGGCAGGCGGGCTGCCGGCGATGACACCTATCCGGGCGTCCTTCAAGGCGGGATCGCTCAGTTCGTCGACACCGGCAAACGGCCCGTCGGTCGGCACGACCAGCACGTAGGACGAGGTATAATAGTGATTGGTGTTCAACACCATCTCGTCGCCCTGCCCGTAACCCATGACGACGTCGCATCTGTTCGCCTGCAGCGTATTGCGCACGAACCCGGTCGCCATCGGAAACCAGGTATATTGCAGGGGAAGGCCCAGTTCGCCGGCGAACAAGCCGGCGATCTCGTTTTCGAACCCCTCCTCCGCCTGGTTTGAAAGCGGCAGGTTGGCCGGATCGGCACAGACGCGGAATGCCTTTTTCGATGTCAGGTCGGACGTCTGCGCATGTGCCGGCGATGCCAGCGCAAGCACGGCCAACACTGTCAGCGCCAGGACCCGGCGCCGGCGGCTAATCCCCGAGGCACAGGTTCTCAGCTTCGCGAATGGCATCGGACTTCGCCTCCTTCTTGCTCGGGCGCCCGCGCGCCACGGCACCTGTTCCGCGCGCTTTCAGGTAGACGTAGATGTCGTCGAGGTAACACATGACGTTCGGATTGGTGCCGAAGGCCGGCATAACCGAGTTCTGCGAGGCGTTCACCTGCCTCCGGCCATTTGTCACCACGTCGATGAAATCGTAGTAGTCCATGTCGATGGCCGACTTCTTCAGTGCGGGAGCGTAGGTCGAGCCTTCTCCCTCGGGGCCGTGGCAGACATGGCATTCCGAGTGGTAGCGCCGGAATCCCGAATAGGTCAGCCAGTCGACGGATCCATCCTCCCCGACGTTGTAGGTGGGAATGTCATCTTCCGTATAGTAGCGGCCGCCCTCCGAATAGGCTGCCTTGATGTTGTCCGGGGCATCGTCTTGGGCAAAGGCGAATTGAATGCTGCACAGGAGTGATGCGGCCAAAGCCGCCATGGCGATCTTGTGTGACATGGATCTCTTCGTCGTTATTACGGGGCTCTTGGACCGGAACGGACCGGCGCATGACCTGCGCCGGTCCGTTCTGCCGGGAACCTCCCGGCATGCTCAGCTCAGTTCGGCAGTGCAAAGACCGTCAACGAACCACCCAGAGCGGTATAGTCGGACAGCGCTGCATAGCCCCCCACGGCGCCGAGGCCTTCGGTGGGGTTCGTCAGCCCTGCTGCAAGACCGATACCGGCCCAGCCGCCAACGCCCGAGAGCACTGCGACATACTGCTTGTCGCCGTGAGAGTAGGTCATCACGTTGCCGATGATGCCTGAGGGCGTCTTGAACTTGTAGAGTTCATCACCCGTCTCTGCGTCGACCGCTTTCAGGTAACCTTCCAACGTGCCGTAGAAGACGACATCGCCGGCTGTTGCCAGAGCGCCCGACCAGACCGAGAACTTCTCGGGGATCGACCACTTGATCTCGCCTTTGGTGTTGTCCCAGGCAATGAAGTTACCCATGCCGCCGTGGCTGTCCGGAGCCGGATACATCGACAGCGTTGCGCCGACATAGGGCTGACCGGCCGTATAGCTGACGCGGAACGGTTCATAGTCCATGCAGACGTGGTTCGTCGGGACGTAAAACGTTTGCGTCTTCGGCGAATAGGCCGCGGGCTGCTGGTCCTTCGTGCCGAGGGCCGACGGGCAGATGCCGGTGGAATTCACATCCTCGCCATTCTGCTCGGTGGAGTAGTCCGCCACGACAGCCGGACGCCCGTAAGTGTCCGAAGTCTCGTCCATGTCGACGCCGGTCGTCCAGTTGACGACAGGATCGTATTTCTCGGCAACCAGGAGTTCACCGGACTCGCGGTCGAGTGTGTAGCCCAGACCGTTCCGGTCGAAGTGGGTCAACAGCTTGCGCTCCTGGCCATCGAACTCCTGATCGGTCAGGATCATTTCGTTGACGCCGTCGTAGTCCCATTCGTCATGGGGCGTCATCTGATAGACCCACTTTGCCATTCCGGTATCGACGTCACGGGCAAAGATGGTCATCGACCACCGGTTGTCACCGGGCCGTTGAGCCGGGTTCCACGTCGACGGGTTGCCTGTTCCGTAATACATCAGGTTCAGGTCGGGATCGTAGGAGAACCAGCCCCAGGTCGTTCCGCCCCCGATCTTCCACTGATCGCCTTCCCAGGTCGCGGTACCGCTGTCCTTGCCGACAGGCTCGCCCAGATGGGTGGTTTTTTCCGGATCCATCAGCGTATCGCTGTCCGGACCCATGGAATAGCCACGCCAGGCGACCGAACCGTCGGACATGTTGTAGGCGGTCATCGAGCCGCGAACACCGAATTCGCCCCCGGAAATGCCGACCATCACCTTGTCCTTGACGGGCATCACCGTTGCGGTGTTGGTCTCGCCTTTCGACGGGTCGCCGTTCTTGACCGACCAGACAACCTCACCGGTCTTGGCATCCAGCGCAACCAGCGTGGTATCCGCCTGATGCAGGAAGATCTTGCCGTCTCCATATGCAACGCCGCGATAAACGGTATCGCAGCACATGACCGGAATGACATCCGGGTTCTGCTTCGGCTCGTATTTCCAGAGCACCTTGCCGTCGTCGTTCAGATCGAGCGCATAGACGACGTTCGGGAACGGCGTGTGCACATACATCACGTCACCGACGACCAGAGGCGACCCTTCATGACCGCGCAGAACGCCTGTCGAGAAGGTCCATGCGACCTGAAGATCGCCGACGTTGTCCTTGGTGATCTGGTCAAGTTCGGAATAACGCTGGTTCGCGTAGTCGCCGGTCTGAATTGCCCATTGGTTCGGATCGTCTATCAGCTTCTGCAATTCCTCATTGGCACTTGCAGTCGTCATGCTGGCGGCGAAGAGCGCCGTCGATAAGACGAGGATCCGTTTATCTGAAAGTAGTCGTTTCATCGTTCCCTCCCATCTGGGTGTGTCCGATCCGGGTTCTGACCCTCTGCGCCACGGAAAAATCTCCTCCTCTTCCCGCGATCGGTTCCGCGCAAATTCACTTGCCTGTAGCCGTGCTGTCTCCCGTGTTTGGGATCGAAGCGGTGCTTCAATCTCCTGCCCTTGCTATTCAAACGTCGCCAGGTAAGCGACGACGCCGGAGCGCTCCTGTTCCTTGCGAAGTCCGGCAAATGTCATCGTCGTGCCGGGCATCTCCTTTGCTCAAAGCGCATTCAGTCGTTTCGCATGCCAGCGCACATGATCAGCGCCGAAGCTGGCAATGAAGTAGTAGCTGTGGTCGTAGCCAGGCTGCATCCGGACGATTCCCGGCTGGCGGGCCCCGGCGATCTGCCCGGCGATTGCCTCCGGGCGCAACAGATCCAGGAACTGGTCGTCGGCGCCCTGGTCGATCAGGATTTCTCCCTTCCAGCCGTGTTCGGCGAGGAGCAGGCAGGCGTCGTAGTTTCCCCAAACCGCCTCGTCATCGCCGAGATAGGCGGAGAACTGCTTGCGGCCCCAATCGGAACGGGTCGGATTGACGATCGGCGCGAAGGCCGATACCGAGCGGAACTTGTCGGGATTGCGAAAGGCAATCGTCAGCGCGCCATGCCCGC is a window of Roseibium salinum DNA encoding:
- the xoxF5 gene encoding lanthanide-dependent methanol dehydrogenase XoxF5, encoding MKRLLSDKRILVLSTALFAASMTTASANEELQKLIDDPNQWAIQTGDYANQRYSELDQITKDNVGDLQVAWTFSTGVLRGHEGSPLVVGDVMYVHTPFPNVVYALDLNDDGKVLWKYEPKQNPDVIPVMCCDTVYRGVAYGDGKIFLHQADTTLVALDAKTGEVVWSVKNGDPSKGETNTATVMPVKDKVMVGISGGEFGVRGSMTAYNMSDGSVAWRGYSMGPDSDTLMDPEKTTHLGEPVGKDSGTATWEGDQWKIGGGTTWGWFSYDPDLNLMYYGTGNPSTWNPAQRPGDNRWSMTIFARDVDTGMAKWVYQMTPHDEWDYDGVNEMILTDQEFDGQERKLLTHFDRNGLGYTLDRESGELLVAEKYDPVVNWTTGVDMDETSDTYGRPAVVADYSTEQNGEDVNSTGICPSALGTKDQQPAAYSPKTQTFYVPTNHVCMDYEPFRVSYTAGQPYVGATLSMYPAPDSHGGMGNFIAWDNTKGEIKWSIPEKFSVWSGALATAGDVVFYGTLEGYLKAVDAETGDELYKFKTPSGIIGNVMTYSHGDKQYVAVLSGVGGWAGIGLAAGLTNPTEGLGAVGGYAALSDYTALGGSLTVFALPN
- a CDS encoding PQQ-dependent catabolism-associated CXXCW motif protein — encoded protein: MIIPRLVLLCLLAGTSAAGAQGEPHGYREDNYRAPVPGTLAGATVISSDAAYALWKTGRVAFVDVLPRPPKPSQLPEGTIWREPARHSIPGAVWLPNVGYGQLAGVMHDYFRAGLEKVTKDDAAHPVVFFCLDDCWMSWNAAKRALEYGYSNVFWYPDGTDGWSASGYPAEQVQPEPGGQ
- a CDS encoding c-type cytochrome, methanol metabolism-related; translation: MAALAASLLCSIQFAFAQDDAPDNIKAAYSEGGRYYTEDDIPTYNVGEDGSVDWLTYSGFRRYHSECHVCHGPEGEGSTYAPALKKSAIDMDYYDFIDVVTNGRRQVNASQNSVMPAFGTNPNVMCYLDDIYVYLKARGTGAVARGRPSKKEAKSDAIREAENLCLGD
- a CDS encoding substrate-binding domain-containing protein, translating into MPFAKLRTCASGISRRRRVLALTVLAVLALASPAHAQTSDLTSKKAFRVCADPANLPLSNQAEEGFENEIAGLFAGELGLPLQYTWFPMATGFVRNTLQANRCDVVMGYGQGDEMVLNTNHYYTSSYVLVVPTDGPFAGVDELSDPALKDARIGVIAGSPPASHMVGKGLMAKARPYSLMVDRRYDNPAGDMLEDVKTGTIDAAILWGPIGGPMVKQGYPDLKATPLLAEAGMPRMFYRITMGVRRGEKVWQRKLNSLIRRNQGRIDAILAQAGVPLLNQMGTALLEPGQ